ACCGCTTAGCATGTCCGCAAGCAGATCCGGGCTTCCTGCCCGCACCTCTCCTTGGGCCTGCCCGCCCCGAATGAAGGCCGTAAAGACCCGCCGGGCGCTCGCTATCTCTGGGGGAAGGCTCCGCACGAAGCGCGCTTCATTCTCGCAGAAATAGACAAAGGCGTCGCTATGGTCGGTCACGGCCGTGAATTCGTGACGCACGATCTCGTGGAGCTTGTCCAGAATGCCGCCCGGACCGCTCACGATGCGCTGGAGTTTCTCGCAATACCAGCCGTACCAGCTCAGGAATATTTCGCGCGCGAGGTCGTCTTTGCCCGCAAAGTGACGATAGATGGCGGCCTCCCGCACTCCAGCCGCCTCGGCGATGGCGCGCATGCTCGTCCCGTCGATGCCTCTCTCGGCAAAGAGCGAGGTGGCGGCCCGC
The window above is part of the Candidatus Binatus sp. genome. Proteins encoded here:
- a CDS encoding TetR/AcrR family transcriptional regulator → METLNQKPDTKRPVIVRAATSLFAERGIDGTSMRAIAEAAGVREAAIYRHFAGKDDLAREIFLSWYGWYCEKLQRIVSGPGGILDKLHEIVRHEFTAVTDHSDAFVYFCENEARFVRSLPPEIASARRVFTAFIRGGQAQGEVRAGSPDLLADMLSGALCAVALTWLGTGRRKKLNTQLEEVVQGCWGMIKA